The following coding sequences lie in one Niabella agricola genomic window:
- a CDS encoding RagB/SusD family nutrient uptake outer membrane protein — protein MKKIFNVLMLFIWISTFNACNKLDLGPEDFYASGNFWKTTAQVDGAMIGIHSQLRGNQFTFFTLSELRGGHFKDGTGATGTSSLNSVQVIRQDIRESAPGISNWGGLYGAIFQVNLFIYQVESATYLSDTDKKYYLGQAYGIRAFYYFHLFRTYGRVPLATEPKVMINAPASAADAYLARSATEKETLDFIKSDIDKSVTNFNGDYTIRFQKAQWSLAATQMLKAEVYLWSAKVKTDGANPANTTADLTTARAAVEDALTRCSKQNNFADVFKYSNKGNNEIIFALRYQVGEATNSFGQFIYAQTDPMASFVTAGGQPLTSDQAGASASDPLKIAGGGAIIRYEYRYDLFAKYDTASDMRARSTFFDFYKNPVANNKFVNLRKFLGTMDGTNRSFADDYPIYRWADAMLILAEIKNKQGQDPSVEINAVRQRGYGINAAPVYTNGSFEQNELAIFDERGKELTAEGSRWYDLRRMQSANGDPLAFRKDLPLTGVLDKATEAYKLLWPIDRSTMAQDPTIEQNPGYPGT, from the coding sequence ATGAAAAAGATATTTAACGTACTAATGCTGTTTATATGGATCAGCACCTTTAATGCCTGCAACAAACTGGACCTGGGTCCGGAAGACTTTTATGCAAGCGGCAATTTCTGGAAAACAACCGCACAGGTCGATGGTGCCATGATAGGCATACACAGCCAGCTCAGGGGGAACCAGTTTACTTTTTTTACCCTTAGTGAACTGCGTGGCGGCCATTTCAAAGATGGAACCGGCGCCACGGGAACCTCATCCTTAAACTCCGTTCAGGTTATCCGGCAGGATATCCGGGAGTCGGCCCCCGGTATCAGCAACTGGGGCGGCTTGTACGGTGCCATTTTCCAGGTAAATTTGTTTATTTACCAGGTAGAAAGCGCAACATACTTATCAGATACCGATAAAAAATATTACCTCGGTCAGGCATATGGCATCCGGGCTTTCTACTATTTCCACCTGTTCCGTACTTATGGAAGAGTGCCCCTGGCAACAGAACCCAAAGTCATGATCAATGCGCCTGCTTCTGCTGCCGACGCTTACCTGGCCCGTTCAGCTACAGAGAAAGAAACCCTGGATTTTATCAAGTCGGATATTGACAAATCGGTTACCAACTTCAATGGCGATTACACCATCAGGTTTCAAAAAGCACAATGGTCGCTGGCCGCTACACAGATGCTAAAAGCTGAAGTCTACCTGTGGTCAGCCAAGGTTAAAACAGATGGAGCCAACCCGGCCAACACAACAGCTGATTTAACCACAGCACGGGCCGCGGTTGAAGACGCCCTGACCAGGTGCTCAAAACAAAATAATTTTGCAGATGTATTCAAATACAGCAATAAGGGCAATAATGAGATTATCTTTGCCCTGCGGTATCAGGTAGGTGAAGCCACCAACTCCTTTGGCCAGTTTATATATGCCCAAACTGATCCCATGGCCAGTTTTGTAACTGCAGGCGGTCAGCCGCTTACATCGGATCAGGCTGGTGCATCCGCCTCGGATCCGCTAAAAATAGCCGGTGGCGGCGCGATCATCCGGTATGAATACAGGTATGATCTTTTTGCAAAATACGATACTGCTTCCGACATGCGTGCAAGAAGTACTTTTTTTGATTTTTATAAAAACCCGGTCGCAAATAATAAGTTTGTCAACCTGCGCAAGTTCCTGGGCACAATGGATGGCACAAACCGCTCCTTTGCCGATGACTATCCCATCTACCGCTGGGCGGATGCGATGCTCATCCTTGCTGAAATTAAAAACAAACAGGGACAGGACCCGTCTGTCGAAATCAATGCCGTACGCCAGCGGGGCTACGGAATAAATGCAGCGCCCGTGTATACCAATGGCAGTTTTGAACAAAATGAGCTGGCCATTTTTGACGAACGTGGAAAAGAATTAACCGCGGAAGGCTCAAGGTGGTATGATCTGCGCCGGATGCAAAGCGCCAACGGCGACCCGCTGGCCTTCCGAAAGGATTTGCCGCTGACCGGAGTACTGGACAAAGCCACAGAGGCCTATAAGCTGCTCTGGCCTATTGACCGGTCTACAATGGCACAAGATCCGACCATTGAACAAAACCCGGGGTATCCGGGTACATAA